In Nitrososphaerota archaeon, the sequence GCCCCTGGCTCATATACCCAGGAGGCTTAGAGAGGAACAACTTCTGCGGGCTTTGTATGGAGTGCATTAAAGCCTGCCCATACAATAACCTCGCTGTCAGAATAAGAAGATTCGGCAAAGACCTTCTTGCAAAGACGGGGAGAGCGCTAGATGAGGTGTATAAAGCGCATATTATGCTAGCGCTAGCGGTTATCTACAGAGAGGTGGGCGGACAAATGAAGGATAAAGTAGAGAAGGCTAGATGTGTTGTCGATTGGTCTAGCCTATGGAGGAAGGAGGATTGGTTGGCGGTCTGGCTAGGCTTCATCACCTTATCTGCTGCTGCAGCTGGCGTCATCAAGTGGATACCGAAGATTCAGACTTGGGCTACCGATATAACCGCTGCATTCCCCAGAGGTTCGGAGTACTTTGTTGTGGTCTTGCTTGGGCTCCTAGCTTTGGCAGCGCTGGGTGTGGCGGCTATGGAGGGTAGGGTAAAGCGGTTCATGGCCGGTTTCCCCATCATATTCTTCCTATCATTCTTATCATTCTTATTAGCGGCTCAGCGAACCATCGGCAAAGATTACGGGCTTGAGTTCGCTCTATGGGCGCTGCTTCTCGGTCTACTAGTAAGTAACACGGTAGGTGTACCATCGTGGCTTCAAGCAGCGGCTAAAACCGAGCTATTCATAAAGATCGGTCTTGTGCTATTGGGTGCTGAGATACTCTTCCAAAGGATTCTTGCAGCTGGGGTGTACGGTATGCTTCAGGCGTTGATCGTCGTCACCTTAGTCTTCTACTTCTGCTACTTCATATCTACTAGAGTCTTTAAGATCGATAGGCAGTTCGCCAGCGTATCCATATGCGGTGTGTCTGCTGCCATCGCTGCTGGTGGCGCTGTGAAGGGAGACCCGAAGCAGGTGAGCTACACCATATCCCTCATACTACTGCTAGCGATACCTATGCTCATCTTTATGCCAGCGGCTGCTAAGGCGATAGGGCTTAACGACGCTGTTGCAGGAGCTTGGCTAGGTGGCACGATAGACACCACTCCCGCTGTTGTGGCTGCTGGTGCTCTGTATAGTAAACAGGCGATGGAAGTGGCTTCGATCGTCAAGATGTCGCAGAACGTGCTGATAGGTGTGTGGGCCTTCGCATTAGCCTTATACTTCGCCACCAAAGTTGAGAGAGCAGCCGGGGAAGTGAGACCGAGTCTACTTGAGATATGGTACAGGTTCCCGAAGTTCATCCTAGGCTTCATAGCTTCTTCACTGATATTCTCCCTGCTTCTCACCCCTACGCTAGGTGTGAAGCAGGTAGATGCGACGCTGAGTATCACAAGTAGTTTAAGATCTTGGTGGTTCGCTATGGCCTTCGTATCCATAGGGCTTAACACGAACTTCTTAGAGCTTATCAAGGTCGGAAGGGGGAGGCCGTTCGTAGCATTCAGCGTAGCTCAGCTCTTCAACATAGCCTTAACACTAATCATAGCACACCTAGTCTTCGGAGGCATACTCCTACCCTCGCCGTATTAACCCACTACAATCTATCCAGAGAGGTTTCAAAAACAAGTCCTTGTACCGTTCGCTCAGCGCTCCCATAGGCTCATACTCGTTAGCGAAGCCACCTGTTCTTCGAACCTCCATAACACTAGTGTTAAACACCACATCTATGCAGCAGACGCCACCCAAACAGCCTAACACTGGTTACAGACAGAGAGCTGCTAAGCGTAGCAGAAGCTGAAGACTTGAAAACGCTGTACATCTGCGCATAAAGCCGAACTTTGTGAGCGAAGAGAACCAGCTTTTAAAACTCGTCTTGCAGACTAGCTTGATCCAACCTCTGCCTAAGAGTCCTAACAACTCTATATCTAGGACTTAGAGATCTCATCATTTTAAACATCTCATATCCTTTACTGCTTTCTTTCGCATGGCATTGAAAGTAGCCCGGGGCAGATTCGAACTGCCGTCACCGGCTCCAAAGGCCGGTATTCAAGAGGCTTTTTGCCTTTGCTTGACCGCTACAGTCGGCGCCTTCTTGGCTCCACCGGGCTTCCCGGGCTATGCTGGTGTTTGTTTCGACTGCTTATAACGGTTACTTTGACTTGCTGAGATGATGTTACGATAAGCAGACATATGACAACCAAAGAAAGCGCCAAACACTAAAACCTTATCGTAACATCATCGCTTGCTGAATTCTGCTTCTACGGTTGATGCTATCTTCTCTACTGGGTCCTCCATTCTGCTGAGTATCTTTTTCGCTTTGGCTTCTAGTTGTGCTCTGAGCTTTGTGTCTCTGAGCATTTCTCTGGCGGTCTTGGCTACGGCTTCTGGGCTTCCAGGCTTCAGTATGAGTCCTTGCTCCACAAGATACTCTTCTGTGTATAGTCTGCCTATACGTTGGGCTGAGATCGTTGGCACACCCATTAGGGCGGCTTCTACTGTCATGGTGCCGCCCATGCCTACGAATACATCAACATTCTTTAGGAGTGTTGGTCCGAAGTAAGGCTCCTCTAAAACAATCAACTTAGCCCCGTACCTCCTCTTAAGCGCTTCTCTTTGCATCTGGTTTCTCCCTAAGATGAGTAGATTTGCTTCGATGGCTTCACTAAGAATACTATCTATTACGCTTGTGGTCCACCTTAGGTTGTCTGGGTTTACATAGTAAGCTTGGGACTCCTCCAAGCGTATCGCAACACTCTTCTTGGAGCGATCTAACTGAGTTAACTTAGGTTCGCCTTTAGGCTGGATGTTGCGTTTAAGCCAAGCCGCTGGATCTAATGCTCGATAAACCACAACTCTATCTCTTGGTATGCCGTAGCCCACCCAGATAGATGGCGGGATAACCCAAGGGGTGAAGAGCATCGTTGCCAGCGGTGTTGTAAGCTTAGCAACCTTCTCAGAGTGCGGCGAGTCATTTACGCAGAAGAGCGGTATATTTAACCCGAATGCTACCCTCGCACACTCTGGGGAAGCGAAACAGATCGCTACATTAGGAGCAGCCGCCTCAACGTATCTAGCCAGCTTTAGCACCCTTTCAGCACTTGCCTCTAGCTTACCAGCTAACGTTTCACCGCCGTGTCGCCCAACCGCTTCAGCGTCTAGATCGAGCATTCGTAGAACCGCTTCAGCTTCTGGATACTCTCTACTTGTCAGAATCACCTTATGACCTCTTTTACTTAGTTCGTGTGCTAGGGGTGCGAAGAATAGGGCTTGCTTAGGTGTGAGTATGTCTATCCAGATCTTCACACCACCATAGGCACGCTCTTTCCATAATTAACCTTATCCCACTTCCGCGTGCAAAAGATATTATTATGAGTGAAGTTGCTAATCTGAGTGGGGGCGCCGAGTAGTGGTTGGTGTAGTCGTCTACGGCTTCTCCACAGAAGGCTACCACATCGCTTCCACGCTCGCATCCCAAGGTTTTTCAGTATCGATGGTTGATGAAGAGATGCAGATAGCGACAGAGATCACACCAGCGGTAGCAAAAGCCATACGCGCCCTACCAGACCTAATGGGGAGAGATCAGCTACTCTCCATAAAGCCGGTTGAAGCGGCTTTAAGTGAGGCTGAATACATCTTCTTTGCACCCAAGGTTAGGCGCCACCCTGAAGAAGCTGAAAGCGAAGTAAACTCTAGGCTACGTGAAGTAGCGAAGAATATGATGAAAGGCGCAACGTTGATCTACCACCTACCCTCTGGGTTAGGCGGCTTCGAAGCCATCGTTACGCTTCTTGAGAAGATCAGTGGGCTCACCAGTAGAGAGGGTTTTGAGTATGTTTACGCTCCGCTGAAACCCCGCACAATCGAACCCTACTGCTTAGGGTTTTTGTCCAAACCGAAGAAGAATCTATTCAACCTCTTCTCTAAGCTAGGCTTTAAGCCTGTCACCTTGGGATGCGGGTCTGCTGAGGCTTTGCATGCCTCAAAGATCCTCTCCACCTACTCTACACTTGTTCCTCAGATAGAAGTATGTGGGTTGCTTGAGGGTGCTGAGCGTGTGAAGCTCGGTAGGCTTCTTGGTGGGCGGGACGTGTTTATTGACACGCTCTCATCTCAGATGCTCGATCTGAGACTGATAGCGTCATCCCTACCATCTAAAGAGCCTTTAATGCACCTAGCCTCCAACATCTTGAAGATCGTCGAGGGGTTTACCAAGAGGGTCTTGGATGAGGTAAAGGAGTTGATGAAGAACCTAGAGTTAAAGGCTAGTAAGACGAAGGTGATATTAAACTGGTCGGTTGATAGGTATGAGATGAGGGGAGATAGGTTAGGGGTTCATCAGACTCTGCTGGAGAGGCTAAGAGATTATGTTAGCGACGTTTCAACCACCTCATCAGCACCTTGGGATGAAAGCAGCTCCGAGTTTAAGATCAAGGAGATATTAGCCGAGCCTAGGATTAAACTGATTATTTCGGGTTCACAGACCGACCACGAAGCCCTCTGGGGGAGGCTAACCAAAGAGCATCCGATTGGAGAATACATCTTTATCAAAGCCAACTTGGTCTGCGAAACTCTGAGCACAAAGACATCTAGGCTAGGTGGCGAATATGTGTAGCGTGAAGGTAGGTGTCATAGGTGTAGGCGGCTGGGGTAAGAATCACCTAAGGGTCTTAAATGAATTAGGTTGTTTAGCCGCGTTCTGCGATATAGATCTTGAAAAGGTCAAACGGTATGAGGAGAAGTATCGTGTCAAAGGATATTCTTCTGTCGATGAGATGCTGCAGCGCGAAAGACTTGATGCTGCTGTTATATGCACACCAACAATCACCCACTACGAAATAGCCAAAAAAACCATCTACTCTGGTCTGCATACATTTGTGGAGAAGCCGCTCACCCTATCATCCAAGGAAGGCGAAGAGCTTCTTGAGGTTGCGGAGAAGCAGGGTGTGATCCTAACCTCAGGCTACATCGAGAGGTTTAACCCTGCTGTCACAGCCCTAAAGGAGATTATTGTTTCAGGTCGGTTAGGTGAGCCTCTGCTCCTCGAGTTCCATAGAGAGAGTAAGTGGTTAGGTAATGTTAGGGATGTGGGGATCATCTTGGATACTGCTGTACACGACATCGATACCGCTAGATGGATCTTTAACCTTGAGCCCAAATCCGTCTACGCTAGAACCGGGCATATAATCAGCCCGCATGAGGATTTTGCCGCCATAATACTCGGCTTCGACGAAAAGAAGACGGCGTTCATAGCCTCCAACTGGGTGACCCCGAAGAGGGTTAGGCGCCTCATCACCGTCTGCACAGGGGGCATAGTAACCATAGACTTCATAACCCAAGAGGTTCAAATAGATGATGATAAAGGCACAACCATACCTAGAAGAGAGTGGCGTGAACCTCTCCTCTTGGAGATGCAGCACTTCATAGAATGCATAATAGGGAAGCAGAAGCCAATAGTCACAGCACGCGACGCCATAAACAACACGAAGATAGCCGAAGCAGCCCTAATCTCAAGCAAACACGGCATACCAATCTACCTTGAACTGTAAGAAATAAGTGTCAACCGCGGTAATAAACCATATATTTCGACTGTTAGAATAGTGGTATAGTGATAAAGGAAGCTGCTAGCTGGTTGACAGAACTAAAAGGATTGCAGGAATGGGGGTGTAGGGAAAGTGATAAGTGGCACTGTAACAAGTAAATTTGGGGTATCGAGAAGGGAAGCTCATGACTCTACACCTTTTTATAGTAGGAAGCTTTATGCGAACCTGAAGGTGGATGAAGATATTATTGAGGTTGAGAACCCAATACCTCCTCAAATTCTTGATAAAATCTTATGTAAGGATAGCAGGAAGATGGAAGAAATACCAGCTTCAAGTATCCACCTTATGGTTACATCCCCTCCATATAACGTTGGTAAAGAGTACGATGAAGACCTAGATTTGAAGGCTTACTTAGGTCTTCTTAAAGATGTTTTCTCTGAAACTTATCGTGTGCTAGTAACGGGCGGTAGGGCTTGCATAAACATAGCTAATGTAGGTAGGAAGCCATACATCCCGTATCATAAGTTCATTATAGACGCGATGCTCGATGTAGGCTTCCTTATGAGAGGAGAGGTCATATGGAATAAAGGAGCGGGTGCTGGTACGTCTACCGCTTGGGGTAGTTGGTGCTCACCTTCAAACCCCACTTTGAGAGACACACATGAGTATATTTTGATTTTCTCTAAAGGGAAGTTCTCAAGGAGTGGCGAGGGAAAAGAGAGTACTATAACAAAAGAAGAGTTTTTGGAATACACCAAGAGCGTTTGGGAATTTCCTCCAGAATCTGCAGAAAGGGTGGGGCATCCAGCACCTTTTCCTGTAGAGCTGCCATACAGATGTATTCAGTTATATACGTTCAAGGACGAAGTTGTATTGGATCCGTTTTGTGGTGTAGGAAGTACGTGCGTTGCGGCGTTAAAAGCGGGTAGACACTTTATTGGCTTTGACATAAATCCAGAATATGTAGAAAAAGCTAGGAAAAGGGTAAATGAGTATCTAAAGCAAACTAAACTCTCCACCTTTATGGCCGATTCAGCTACACATACAGTTCCTGAACGTGTATTTAGCAAGAAGATCACGAAAACCGAAGCTAAGAAGTCCTTCATCACACTTCCTGCTGGTCTTAAAGAAGAACTAGGGTTAGTTAGTGGTACTGTCAAGATAAGAGTGAAAGATAAAGTGTTTAATGCAAGGATAGAT encodes:
- a CDS encoding putative sulfate exporter family transporter, whose amino-acid sequence is MGNVRSWSLKNLLTSLILHRNEFDLTDIEFFRRLFKHRAFQWAVIIPNLFIFIIVVIAGFVGTPVGNANFAVILVWIVWWFALMTILTPLFSRLWCMICPLPAFGDWLQRRGFIKKQGGFKFLGLNKPWPAPVKNLWPVNFIFLFVATFILLLTTRPVVTSILLLTLFVLGTVLALPFAKRAFCRYICPVGGFLGLYSMFASFELRPKDRTLCDHHVTKECIRGSDTSFGCPWLIYPGGLERNNFCGLCMECIKACPYNNLAVRIRRFGKDLLAKTGRALDEVYKAHIMLALAVIYREVGGQMKDKVEKARCVVDWSSLWRKEDWLAVWLGFITLSAAAAGVIKWIPKIQTWATDITAAFPRGSEYFVVVLLGLLALAALGVAAMEGRVKRFMAGFPIIFFLSFLSFLLAAQRTIGKDYGLEFALWALLLGLLVSNTVGVPSWLQAAAKTELFIKIGLVLLGAEILFQRILAAGVYGMLQALIVVTLVFYFCYFISTRVFKIDRQFASVSICGVSAAIAAGGAVKGDPKQVSYTISLILLLAIPMLIFMPAAAKAIGLNDAVAGAWLGGTIDTTPAVVAAGALYSKQAMEVASIVKMSQNVLIGVWAFALALYFATKVERAAGEVRPSLLEIWYRFPKFILGFIASSLIFSLLLTPTLGVKQVDATLSITSSLRSWWFAMAFVSIGLNTNFLELIKVGRGRPFVAFSVAQLFNIALTLIIAHLVFGGILLPSPY
- a CDS encoding DUF354 domain-containing protein, which gives rise to MKIWIDILTPKQALFFAPLAHELSKRGHKVILTSREYPEAEAVLRMLDLDAEAVGRHGGETLAGKLEASAERVLKLARYVEAAAPNVAICFASPECARVAFGLNIPLFCVNDSPHSEKVAKLTTPLATMLFTPWVIPPSIWVGYGIPRDRVVVYRALDPAAWLKRNIQPKGEPKLTQLDRSKKSVAIRLEESQAYYVNPDNLRWTTSVIDSILSEAIEANLLILGRNQMQREALKRRYGAKLIVLEEPYFGPTLLKNVDVFVGMGGTMTVEAALMGVPTISAQRIGRLYTEEYLVEQGLILKPGSPEAVAKTAREMLRDTKLRAQLEAKAKKILSRMEDPVEKIASTVEAEFSKR
- a CDS encoding Gfo/Idh/MocA family oxidoreductase, which encodes MKVGVIGVGGWGKNHLRVLNELGCLAAFCDIDLEKVKRYEEKYRVKGYSSVDEMLQRERLDAAVICTPTITHYEIAKKTIYSGLHTFVEKPLTLSSKEGEELLEVAEKQGVILTSGYIERFNPAVTALKEIIVSGRLGEPLLLEFHRESKWLGNVRDVGIILDTAVHDIDTARWIFNLEPKSVYARTGHIISPHEDFAAIILGFDEKKTAFIASNWVTPKRVRRLITVCTGGIVTIDFITQEVQIDDDKGTTIPRREWREPLLLEMQHFIECIIGKQKPIVTARDAINNTKIAEAALISSKHGIPIYLEL
- a CDS encoding site-specific DNA-methyltransferase, whose protein sequence is MISGTVTSKFGVSRREAHDSTPFYSRKLYANLKVDEDIIEVENPIPPQILDKILCKDSRKMEEIPASSIHLMVTSPPYNVGKEYDEDLDLKAYLGLLKDVFSETYRVLVTGGRACINIANVGRKPYIPYHKFIIDAMLDVGFLMRGEVIWNKGAGAGTSTAWGSWCSPSNPTLRDTHEYILIFSKGKFSRSGEGKESTITKEEFLEYTKSVWEFPPESAERVGHPAPFPVELPYRCIQLYTFKDEVVLDPFCGVGSTCVAALKAGRHFIGFDINPEYVEKARKRVNEYLKQTKLSTFMADSATHTVPERVFSKKITKTEAKKSFITLPAGLKEELGLVSGTVKIRVKDKVFNARIDAQIRLWSPILKDYLGLEEGKLLYLSKAKDGSIIVSL